One window from the genome of Eucalyptus grandis isolate ANBG69807.140 chromosome 7, ASM1654582v1, whole genome shotgun sequence encodes:
- the LOC104452939 gene encoding L-type lectin-domain containing receptor kinase IX.1, translated as MIAHGSVRMHRMKEALAQIVFILSLSIPSGNSESFDNISFNLPSFQLNDQRITFQGNASVLNSIIQLTLGVPLDEPTYLVGRALYHQPMHLWDSSTGNVADFVSQFTFSIDSGMKYSHADGMVFFLAPNGSQIPERSEGRFLGLTGSTLNSTNSSTAFVAVEFDTFYDHSTNTWDPLCNHVGINVNSLASVSKTCVSWMNDKILHGQQLHAQVTYNSTAMNLSFVFQDDDDNYTSLYYQPVNLREYLPEWVVFGFSATTGQLFEAHTILSWEFNSSLQILDDVNGTTNVTPVDTPTRGKKSKSWVKGAILGLSSLVLIILVPGFGWYGYKLKRNRNDRSGEEEEEEDAPGIDEGFEQSRGPKEYSYNVLAVATNNFANTRLLGEGGFGGVYEGHLADTNSHVAIKKITPESKQGVKEYATEVKTIRHLRHKNLVELIGWSHERNKFLLVYEYMSNGSLDSHLFKDKMPLPWEKRYNIAQGIALGLKYLHEDLKQCVVHRDIKSSNILLDAQFEAKLGDFGLARIVDHAKGSQTTLLAGTMGYLAPECIYTGKASKESDVYSFGVVLLEIACGRRAIEPRALQGQIQLVEWVWELYGIGKLFNAVDPKLVENFDGRQMERLMIVGICCAHPDPKERPPISKVITFLNFDTSPPILPPKLPIPTYIVPPSSIPESLHVLSSSFRRSEPRSTYGTELSTFTSSSKESSNSSSSALLRNTM; from the coding sequence ATGATAGCTCATGGCTCAGTGAGAATGCATCGGATGAAAGAGGCTCTTGCACAAATAGTTTTCATCCTTTCGTTAAGCATTCCATCTGGCAATTCCGAATCCTTCGACAACATTTCTTTCAATCTCCCGTCTTTTCAATTAAACGATCAGAGAATTACTTTCCAGGGCAATGCCTCCGTGCTGAACTCCATCATCCAACTCACTCTAGGTGTGCCTTTGGACGAACCCACATATTTAGTTGGCCGAGCATTATATCATCAACCGATGCACCTGTGGGATAGTTCAACAGGGAATGTGGCAGATTTTGTCAGTCAGTTTACTTTCTCTATCGATTCCGGTATGAAATACTCCCATGCTGATGGAATGGTTTTCTTTCTCGCTCCCAATGGATCGCAGATCCCTGAACGCTCAGAGGGACGCTTTCTAGGCCTCACAGGTTCGACTTTAAACTCTACCAACTCTAGTACTGCATTTGTTGCGGTAGAGTTTGACACTTTCTATGACCATTCAACAAATACATGGGATCCGCTCTGTAATCATGTCGGTATCAATGTAAACAGCCTGGCTTCTGTCAGTAAAACTTGTGTCTCATGGATGAATGACAAGATACTCCATGGTCAACAACTACATGCTCAGGTCACATACAATTCTACAGCAATGAACTTGAGTTTTGTTTTTcaagatgatgatgacaattaTACCAGCCTTTACTATCAGCCAGTCAACCTGAGAGAGTACTTGCCAGAATGGGTGGTCTTCGGTTTCTCGGCAACGACAGGGCAGTTGTTTGAGGCTCATACAATTTTATCATGGGAATTCAACTCTAGTCTACAAATCCTTGACGATGTAAATGGCACGACCAATGTGACTCCCGTTGACACACCAacaagagggaaaaagagtaaGTCCTGGGTGAAGGGGGCTATTTTAGGCTTAAGCTCTTTGGTGCTTATTATCCTTGTTCCAGGATTTGGCTGGTATGGTTATAAGctaaagagaaatagaaatgatcgaagtggagaagaagaagaagaagaagatgctccAGGAATTGACGAAGGATTTGAACAGTCAAGGGGACCCAAGGAGTACTCCTATAATGTCTTGGCCGTCGCCACTAACAACTTTGCGAATACTCGGTTGCTTGGGGAAGGGGGTTTCGGAGGAGTCTATGAAGGCCACCTCGCTGATACAAATTCCCACGTCGCCATCAAGAAGATCACTCCAGAGTCCAAACAAGGCGTCAAGGAGTATGCCACCGAAGTGAAGACAATTAGACATCTCAGGCACAAAAATTTGGTGGAGCTCATCGGTTGGAGTCATGAGAGAAACAAGTTCCTCCTTGTGTATGAGTACATGTCTAACGGTAGCTTAGACTCTCATTTGTTCAAAGATAAAATGCCGCTGCCATGGGAAAAGAGGTACAATATTGCTCAAGGCATCGCCTTAGGGCTGAAATACTTGCACGAGGATTTGAAACAATGTGTCGTGCACAGGGATATAAAATCTAGCAATATCCTACTTGATGCACAATTTGAGGCTAAATTAGGCGATTTTGGCTTGGCTCGGATAGTCGACCATGCCAAAGGGTCACAAACAACCCTATTGGCTGGGACCATGGGATATTTGGCTCCTGAATGTATCTATACAGGTAAGGCAAGCAAGGAATCCGATGTCTATAGTTTTGGAGTCGTCCTCTTAGAAATAGCATGTGGAAGAAGAGCTATCGAACCCAGGGCATTGCAAGGCCAAATTCAACTTGTGGAATGGGTTTGGGAGCTCTATGGAATCGGAAAGCTATTCAATGCGGTAGATCCAAAGTTAGTAGAAAATTTCGATGGGAGGCAGATGGAGCGCTTGATGATTGTAGGCATCTGTTGTGCTCATCCAGACCCTAAGGAACGGCCTCCCATAAGCAAAGTGATAACCTTTTTGAACTTCGATACTTCGCCACCCATTCTCCCACCAAAGTTGCCCATCCCGACATATATCGTGCCTCCATCTTCGATTCCTGAATCGTTGCATGTTTTGTCTAGCAGCTTCAGAAGAAGTGAACCACGGAGCACTTACGGTACCGAACTGTCCACATTTACTAGCTCTTCCAAGGAGTCTTCCAATTCATCTTCTTCTGCATTGCTTCGGAATACAATGTAA
- the LOC104455175 gene encoding LOW QUALITY PROTEIN: L-type lectin-domain containing receptor kinase IX.1 (The sequence of the model RefSeq protein was modified relative to this genomic sequence to represent the inferred CDS: inserted 1 base in 1 codon) → MHLTKEALAQTMLILSLSIPSANSESFNMSFNFPSFQSNDQRIIFQGNASVLGSKIQLTQGEPLECPTDAVGRATYQQPMHLWDSSTGNVADFVSHFTFAINSHGNSSRADGLVFFLAPNGSQIPEHSEGCFLGLTSSTPNTNSSNAFVAVEFDTFYDRAWDPQCDHVGIDVNSLDSVNKTCVSWMDYSIFDGKKLHAQVTYNSREMSLSVVFGDNADNSASLYYQPLNLTEYLPEWVVFGFSASTGQSLEVHTILSWEFNSTLQILDTPSAKEREKRSSGGGDDVLGIDERFEQSKGPKKYSYRVLAMATNNFANTRLLGEGGFGEVYEGHLADENSHVAIKKITPESSQGLKEYATEVKTIRNLRHKNLVELFGWSHEKEKFLLVYEFMSNGSLDSHLFKDKALLSWGKRYSIAQGIALGLKYLHEDLKQCIVHRDIKSSNILLNAQFEAKLGDFGLARMVDHAKGSQTTLLAGTMGYLAPECIYTGKASKESDVYXFGVVLLEIACGRKAIELRASEDQVQLVEWVWELHGIGKLLNAADPMLGEDFDVRQMECLMIVGLWCTHPDPKERPPISKVITFLNFDASPPILPPKLPIPTYIIPPSPMPELFHLSSASFRSIEPPSASSTQLSAFTGFS, encoded by the exons ATGCATCTGACGAAAGAGGCCCTAGCACAAACAATGCTCATCCTTTCATTAAGCATTCCATCTGCCAATTCTGAATCCTTCAACATGTCTTTCAATTTCCCATCTTTTCAATCAAACGATCAGAGAATAATTTTTCAGGGCAATGCCTCCGTACTGGGCTCCAAAATCCAACTCACTCAGGGTGAGCCATTGGAGTGCCCCACGGACGCAGTTGGCCGAGCAACATATCAACAACCCATGCACCTGTGGGATAGCTCAACAGGGAATGTGGCAGATTTTGTCAGCCATTTCACTTTTGCTATCAATTCCCATGGGAACTCCTCCCGCGCTGATggtttggttttctttcttgctcCTAATGGATCGCAGATCCCTGAACACTCAGAAGGATGCTTTCTAGGCCTCACCAGTTCCACTCCAAATACCAACTCTAGTAATGCATTTGTTGCGGTGGAGTTTGATACTTTCTATGACCGTGCATGGGATCCACAATGTGATCATGTGGGAATCGATGTAAACAGCCTGGATTCTGTCAATAAAACTTGTGTATCATGGATGGATTACAGCATATTCGATGGTAAAAAACTTCACGCTCAGGTCACATACAATTCTAGAGAAATGAGCTTGAGTGTTGTTTTTGGAGATAATGCTGATAATTCTGCCAGCCTTTACTATCAGCCACTCAACCTGACAGAGTACTTGCCAGAATGGGTGGTTTTTGGTTTCTCAGCATCAACAGGGCAGTCTCTTGAGGTTCATACTATTTTATCATGGGAATTCAACTCTACTCTACAAATCCTCGACACACCTTCAG ctaaagagagagaaaaacggTCAAGTGGGGGAGGAGATGATGTTCTTGGGATTGATGAAAGATTTGAACAGTCGAAGGGACCCAAGAAGTACTCCTACAGGGTCTTGGCCATGGCAACTAACAACTTTGCTAATACCCGGTTGCTCGGGGAAGGGGGTTTTGGAGAAGTGTATGAAGGCCACCTCGCTGATGAAAATTCCCATGTCGCTATCAAGAAGATCACTCCGGAGTCCAGCCAAGGTTTAAAGGAGTATGCGACCGAAGTGAAGACCATTAGAAATCTTAGGCATAAAAATTTAGTGGAGCTCTTTGGCTGGTCTCATGAGAAAGAGAAGTTCCTCCTTGTGTATGAGTTCATGTCTAATGGTAGCTTAGACTCTCATTTGTTCAAAGATAAAGCGCTGCTGTCATGGGGAAAGAGGTACAGTATCGCTCAAGGCATCGCCTTAGGGCTGAAATACTTGCACGAGGATTTGAAACAATGCATTGTGCATAGAGATATAAAGTCTAGCAATATCCTACTCAATGCACAATTTGAGGCTAAATTGGGTGATTTTGGCCTGGCTCGAATGGTCGACCATGCCAAAGGTTCACAAACAACTCTGTTGGCTGGGACTATGGGATATTTGGCCCCAGAATGTATCTATACAGGCAAGGCAAGCAAAGAATCTGATGTCT AGTTTGGAGTTGTCCTCTTAGAAATAGCATGTGGAAGAAAAGCTATTGAATTGAGAGCATCAGAAGACCAAGTCCAACTTGTGGAGTGGGTTTGGGAGCTCCATGGAATTGGAAAGCTATTAAATGCAGCAGATCCAATGTTAGGAGAAGATTTTGATGTGAGACAAATGGAGTGCTTGATGATTGTAGGCCTTTGGTGTACTCATCCAGACCCTAAAGAACGGCCTCCAATAAGCAAAGTAATAACCTTTTTGAACTTTGACGCTTCACCGCCCATTCTGCCACCAAAGTTGCCCATCCCAACATATATCATTCCTCCATCTCCTATGCCTGAACTGTTCCACCTTTCGTCAGCCAGCTTCAGAAGTATTGAACCACCGAGCGCTTCCAGTACTCAACTGTCTGCATTTACTGGCTTTTCCTAG
- the LOC104455176 gene encoding anti-H(O) lectin 1-like, whose translation MANFHSSENSHSKLMIVLASITIVTCLFIPRATSAVSFSTTAFDFPSFNPNDHNISYEGDAHASKTSVQLTVNQRDKALNGSAGRATYVKPMHLWDKSTGNVADFTTQFSFAISSLGSNVYADGISFFLAPNGSQIPPFSAGGYLALVSSQSNYSDSNSDSFVAVEFDTYVNPWDPSYKHIGIDINSVNSVTTDPWNWNRIGSGGRVHATIAYDSSVQNLSVLLIDDESDGSLSINQSSLSLIINLTEYLPEWVTIGFTATTGSNFELHSLYSWNFSSSLQIESNETFNQSIVPTVNSSPKKRSKSWMWGAVGGSLSVSVAITLTIGITCIRKKGTSRSKKGTSRSKKGTNHTEEIARSPREGDRADTSRTSLGQVKLLTLPDN comes from the coding sequence ATGGCGAACTTCCATAGCTCTGAGAACTCACATTCGAAACTCATGATTGTTCTGGCTTCAATAACGATCGTGACCTGTCTGTTCATCCCACGTGCCACATCGGCAGTGTCTTTTAGCACGACCGCCTTCGATTTCCCGAGTTTCAATCCGAACGACCACAACATATCATATGAAGGTGATGCACATGCTTCTAAAACTAGCGTCCAGCTCACTGTCAACCAGCGGGACAAGGCCCTTAACGGAAGCGCGGGGCGAGCAACCTACGTGAAGCCAATGCATCTCTGGGACAAATCCACGGGGAATGTAGCAGATTTCACTACTCAGTTCTCGTTTGCAATTAGCTCACTGGGCAGTAACGTTTATGCCGATGGAATATCTTTCTTTCTGGCTCCCAATGGATCCCAAATCCCACCCTTTTCGGCTGGTGGCTACTTGGCTCTGGTAAGTTCACAAAGTAACTATTCAGACTCCAACTCTGATTCTTTTGTTGCTGTGGAATTTGATACTTACGTTAATCCGTGGGATCCGTCGTATAAGCATATTGGTATTGATATCAATTCTGTGAATTCTGTCACAACTGATCCCTGGAATTGGAATAGAATTGGAAGTGGAGGACGAGTTCATGCTACCATTGCTTATGACTCTAGCGTGCAGAATTTGAGTGTTCTGTTGATTGATGATGAAAGTGATGGGAGTTTGAGCATAAACCAGTCTAGCCTTTCTTTGATCATTAACTTGACCGAGTATTTGCCGGAATGGGTGACTATCGGCTTCACCGCTACAACAGGGTCTAATTTCGAGTTACATAGTCTTTACTCATGGAACTTTAGTTCTAGTTTGCAAATCGAATCGAATGAAACCTTCAATCAGTCTATCGTGCCGACAGTCAATTCGTCTCCTAAAAAAAGGAGCAAATCATGGATGTGGGGGGCTGTCGGTGGATCATTAAGTGTCTCTGTGGCGATTACTCTCACTATCGGCATTACCTGCATTAGGAAGAAAGGTACAAGTCGGTCGAAGAAAGGTACAAGTCGGTCGAAGAAAGGTACAAATCACACTGAAGAGATTGCCCGTTCTCCCAGAGAAGGCGACCGTGCCGACACATCTCGGACCTCCCTTGGACAAGTCAAATTACTCACGTTGCCTGACAACTAG